The following proteins are encoded in a genomic region of Corylus avellana chromosome ca4, CavTom2PMs-1.0:
- the LOC132179124 gene encoding probable aldo-keto reductase 3: MEAGRVGRIKLGSQGLEVSAQGLGCMSMSGSYGPPKPEQDMIPLIHHAVHSGVTFLDTSDVYGPFTNEILLGKALKGGVREKVELATKFGGSFGDGKWEIRGDPAYVRACCEASLKRLHLDCIDLYYQHRVDTRLPIEVTIGELKKLVEEGKIKYIGLSEASASTIRRAHAVHPITAVQLEWSLWTRDVEQEIIPTCRELGIGIVAYSPLGRGFFSSGLKSVENLSDGDFRKFLPRFLPENMEHNKIIFERVNEMATRKGCTPSQLALAWVHHQGNDVCPIPGTTKINNFNQNIGALFVKLTPEEMAELESFASDDVVKGDRYMTDIPTWETSETPPLSSWKAA; this comes from the exons ATGGAGGCCGGCAGAGTGGGGAGGATAAAGCTAGGTTCTCAGGGACTGGAGGTGTCCGCACAGGGCCTCGGTTGCATGAGCATGTCCGGCTCCTATGGCCCTCCCAAGCCCGAACAAGACATGATCCCTCTCATCCACCACGCCGTCCACTCCGGCGTCACCTTCCTCGACACCTCCGACGTCTACGGCCCCTTCACCAACGAAATCCTTCTCGGAAAG GCTTTGAAGGGAGGGGTGAGAGAGAAGGTGGAATTGGCAACCAAGTTCGGAGGTAGCTTTGGGGATGGAAAGTGGGAGATCCGTGGCGATCCGGCGTATGTGAGAGCTTGCTGTGAGGCCAGCTTGAAGCGCCTCCACTTGGATTGCATCGATCTCTACTACCAACACCGCGTCGACACTCGTCTTCCCATCGAAGTCACG ATTGGGGAATTAAAGAAACTAGTGgaagaaggtaaaataaaatacataggTCTCTCTGAGGCCTCTGCTTCCACCATCAGAAGAGCTCATGCGGTTCATCCAATAACAGCTGTGCAGCTGGAGTGGTCTTTGTGGACTAGAGATGTCGAGCAAGAAATCATTCCTACTTGCAG GGAACTGGGCATTGGGATTGTTGCATACAGTCCTCTTGGACGAGGATTCTTTTCGTCGGGGCTCAAGTCTGTTGAAAATCTTTCCGACGGTGACTTCCGAAAG TTTCTTCCTAGGTTCCTACCTGAAAATATGGAACAtaacaaaatcatatttgaaCGTGTGAATGAAATGGCAACAAGGAAGGGATGCACCCCATCGCAGCTAGCACTAGCCTGGGTCCATCACCAAGGGAATGACGTGTGTCCCATTCCAGGAACCaccaaaattaataatttcaaCCAGAACATTGGAGCTCTGTTTGTGAAACTCACACCAGAAGAAATGGCTGAACTCGAATCATTTGCTTCAGATGATGTTGTTAAGGGCGATAGATATATGACCGACATTCCGACTTGGGAGACTTCTGAAACTCCACCACTTTCTTCGTGGAAAGCTGCATAA
- the LOC132178527 gene encoding GDSL esterase/lipase APG-like, with translation MNIQCFRRALLLIFSFALLRFGNGQDSTAIVPGIITFGDSAVDVGNNNYLPTLFKANYPPYGRDFANHQATGRFCNGKLATDITAETLGFTTYAPAYLSPQASGKNLLIGANFASAASGYDEKAAILNHAIPLSQQLEYFKEYKSKLAKVAGSTKAASIIKDSVYILSAGSGDFLQNYYVNPFINKIYTVDEYGNYLVGAFSSFVQDLYGLGARKLGVTSLPPLGCIPLAITLFGFHEKGCVTRFNTDAQGFNKKISSAAANLQKQLPGLKIVIFDIFKPLYDVVRSPSKYGFVEARRGCCGTGIVETTSLLCNPKSPGTCPNATQYVFWDSVHPSEAANQVLADALILQGIDLIT, from the exons ATGAATATCCAGTGCTTCAGAAGAGCACTGCTCTTGATATTTTCATTTGCATTGTTAAGATTTGGAAATGGGCAAGACTCGACTGCAATTGTACCAGGAATCATAACGTTTGGTGACTCTGCCGTAGACGTGGGGAACAATAACTATCTCCCTACACTTTTCAAGGCTAACTATCCTCCATATGGGAGGGACTTTGCCAATCATCAAGCCACTGGGAGGTTTTGCAATGGCAAACTAGCCACTGATATTACAG CTGAAACTCTGGGTTTCACGACATATGCTCCAGCATATCTTAGCCCACAGGCATCAGGGAAGAACCTTCTAATTGGAGCCAACTTTGCTTCTGCTGCCTCGGGGTACGATGAGAAAGCAGCAATCCTTAAT CATGCAATTCCATTGTCTCAGCAGCTGGAGTACTTTAAGGAATACAAGAGTAAGCTAGCAAAGGTTGCTGGTAGTACGAAAGCAGCATCCATCATCAAGGATTCCGTATATATTTTGAGTGCTGGTAGTGGCGACTTTCTGCAGAATTACTATGTTAATCCTTTTATCAACAAAATCTACACTGTCGATGAGTATGGCAACTACCTTGTTGGTGCATTCTCAAGCTTTGTCCAG GACCTGTATGGGCTTGGAGCGAGGAAACTTGGGGTGACTTCACTCCCTCCATTGGGTTGCATTCCTTTAGCAATCACCTTATTTGGGTTTCATGAGAAGGGGTGCGTCACTAGGTTCAACACTGATGCGCAAGGGTTTAACAAGAAGATCAGCTCTGCTGCAGCAAATCTCCAAAAGCAACTTCCTGGTCTTAAGATTGTTATCTTTGACATTTTCAAGCCTCTCTATGATGTTGTTCGATCTCCATCAAAATATG GCTTCGTGGAAGCAAGGAGAGGCTGCTGTGGAACAGGAATAGTAGAGACAACATCGTTGTTGTGCAATCCCAAGTCACCAGGAACTTGTCCCAATGCAACTCAGTATGTGTTTTGGGACAGCGTCCACCCATCTGAGGCTGCTAATCAAGTTCTTGCTGATGCATTGATTCTCCAAGGCATCGACCTCATTAcatga
- the LOC132178384 gene encoding probable aldo-keto reductase 2, producing the protein MIALIHHAVHSGVTFLDTPDIYGPFTNKILLGKALGGVREKVELATKFGVRYVDGKWETRGDPAYIGELKKLVEEGKIKYIGLSEASASTIRRAHSVHPITAVQLEWSLWSRDVEQEIIPTCRELGIGIVAYSPIGRGIFSSGVKAVERFIPRFQPENLEHNKIIFERVNEMATRKGCTPSQLALFWVHHQGDDVCPIPGTTKIENFNENIRALSVKLTPEEMVELESFASEDAVKGDRYSNDITTWKDSETPPLSSWKIA; encoded by the exons ATGATCGCTCTCATCCACCACGCCGTCCACTCCGGTGTCACCTTCCTCGACACCCCCGACATCTACGGCCCCTTCACCAACAAAATCCTTCTTGGAAAg GCTTTGGGAGGGGTGAGAGAGAAGGTGGAATTGGCAACTAAGTTCGGAGTCAGGTATGTGGATGGGAAGTGGGAGACACGTGGCGATCCAGCGTAT ATTGGGGAACTGAAGAAGCTAGTTGAAGAAGGTAAAATAAAGTACATAGGTCTCTCTGAGGCCTCTGCTTCAACCATCAGAAGAGCACATTCGGTTCATCCAATAACAGCTGTGCAGCTGGAGTGGTCTTTGTGGTCCAGAGACGTCGAGCAAGAAATCATTCCTACTTGCAG GGAACTGGGCATTGGGATTGTTGCATACAGTCCTATTGGACGAGGAATCTTTTCCTCGGGGGTTAAGGCTGTCGAAAGG TTCATACCTAGGTTCCAACCTGAAAATCTAGAGCACAACAAAATTATATTTGAGCGTGTTAATGAAATGGCAACGAGAAAGGGATGCACCCCATCACAGCTAGCATTGTTTTGGGTTCATCACCAAGGGGATGACGTGTGTCCAATTCCAGGAACCACCAAGATTGAAAACTTCAACGAGAATATTAGAGCTCTGTCTGTGAAACTCACACCAGAAGAAATGGTTGAACTCGAATCATTTGCTTCAGAGGATGCTGTTAAGGGTGATAGGTATTCGAATGATATTACGACTTGGAAGGATTCTGAAACTCCACCACTTTCTTCATGGAAAATTGCATAA
- the LOC132179125 gene encoding probable aldo-keto reductase 2, with protein MEAGRVGRIKLGSQGLEVSAQGLGCMSMSGSYGPPKPEQDMIPLIHHAVHSGVTFLDTSDVYGPFTNEILLGKALKGGVREKVELATKFGGSFGDGKWEIHGDPAYVRAACEASLKRLHLDCIDLYYQHRVDTRLPIEVTIGELKKLVEEGKIKYIGLSEASASTIRRAHAVHPITAVQLEWSLWSRDVEEEIIPTCRELGIGIVAYSPLGRGFFSSGVKAIENLSDDDFRKSLPRFQPENLEHNKIVFERVNEMATRKGCTPSQLALAWVHHQGNDVCPIPGTTKIENFNQNIGALSMKLIPEEMAELESFASEDIVKGDRYMSGMPSWKNSETPPLSSWKAA; from the exons ATGGAGGCCGGCAGAGTGGGGAGGATAAAGCTAGGTTCTCAGGGACTGGAGGTGTCCGCACAGGGCCTCGGTTGCATGAGCATGTCCGGCTCCTATGGCCCTCCCAAGCCCGAACAAGACATGATCCCTCTCATCCACCACGCCGTCCACTCCGGCGTCACCTTCCTCGACACCTCCGACGTCTACGGCCCCTTCACCAACGAAATCCTTCTCGGAAAG GCTTTGAAGGGAGGGGTGAGAGAGAAGGTGGAATTGGCAACCAAGTTCGGAGGTAGCTTTGGGGATGGAAAGTGGGAGATCCATGGCGATCCGGCGTATGTGAGAGCCGCCTGTGAGGCCAGCTTGAAGCGCCTCCACTTGGATTGCATCGATCTCTACTACCAACACCGCGTCGACACTCGTCTTCCCATCGAAGTCACG ATTGGGGAACTGAAGAAACTAGTTGAAGAAGGTAAAATAAAGTACATAGGTCTCTCCGAGGCCTCTGCTTCCACCATCAGAAGAGCACATGCGGTTCATCCAATAACAGCTGTGCAGCTGGAGTGGTCTTTGTGGTCTAGAGATGTCGAAGAGGAAATCATTCCCACTTGCAG ggAACTGGGCATTGGGATTGTTGCATACAGTCCTCTTGGACGAGGATTCTTTTCATCGGGGGTTAAGGCTATTGAAAATCTTTCCGACGATGACTTCCGAAAG TCACTACCTAGGTTCCAACCTGAAAATCTGGAGCATAACAAAATTGTATTTGAGCGTGTTAATGAAATGGCAACGAGGAAGGGATGCACCCCATCACAACTAGCACTGGCCTGGGTTCATCACCAAGGGAATGACGTGTGTCCCATTCCAGGAACCACTAAGATTGAAAACTTCAACCAGAACATTGGAGCTCTGTCTATGAAACTCATCCCAGAAGAAATGGCTGAACTTGAATCATTTGCTTCAGAGGATATTGTCAAGGGTGATAGATATATGTCTGGCATGCCGAGTTGGAAGAATTCTGAAACTCCCCCACTTTCTTCATGGAAAGCTGCATAA
- the LOC132177047 gene encoding probable aldo-keto reductase 5 produces the protein MAAVRVGRIKLGSQGLEVSAQGLGCMGMSAFYGPPKPEEDMIALIHHAVHSGITFLDTSDIYGPFTNEILLGKALKGGVKEKVELATKFGVSFGDGKMEIRGDSAYVRAACEASLKRLHLDCIDLYYQHRVDTRLPIEVTIGELKKLVEEGKIKYIGLSEASASTIRRAHAVHPITAVQLEWSLWTRDVEEEIIPTCRELGIGIVAYSPLGAGFFSSGVKGVENLSNDDVRKSLPRFQPENLEHNKIVFECVNEMATRKGCTPSQLALAWVHHQGNDVCPIPGTTKIENFNQNIGALSVKLTPEEMTELESFASEDIVKGDRYMSDFATWKNSETPPLSSWEAA, from the exons atggcgGCCGTAAGAGTGGGGAGGATAAAGCTGGGTTCTCAGGGACTGGAGGTGTCGGCGCAGGGCCTGGGTTGCATGGGCATGTCCGCCTTCTATGGCCCTCCCAAGCCCGAAGAAGACATGATCGCTCTCATCCACCACGCCGTCCACTCCGGCATCACCTTCCTCGACACCTCCGACATCTACGGCCCCTTCACCAACGAAATCCTTCTCGGAAAG GCTCTGAAGGGAGGGGTGAAAGAGAAGGTGGAATTGGCAACCAAGTTCGGAGTTAGCTTTGGGGATGGAAAGATGGAGATCCGTGGCGATTCGGCGTATGTGAGAGCCGCCTGTGAGGCCAGCCTGAAGCGTCTCCACTTGGATTGCATCGATCTCTACTACCAGCACCGCGTTGACACCCGTCTTCCCATCGAAGTCACG ATTGGGGAATTGAAGAAACTAGTTGAAGAAGGTAAAATAAAGTACATTGGTCTCTCGGAGGCCTCTGCTTCCACCATCAGAAGAGCACATGCAGTTCATCCAATAACAGCTGTGCAGCTAGAGTGGTCTTTGTGGACAAGAGATGTTGAGGAAGAAATCATTCCTACTTGCAG gGAATTGGGCATTGGGATTGTTGCATACAGTCCTCTAGGAGCAGGATTCTTTTCGTCGGGGGTTAAGGGTGTTGAAAATCTTTCCAACGATGACGTCCGAAAG TCTCTACCTAGGTTCCAACCTGAAAATCTGGAGCATAACAAAATCGTATTTGAGTGTGTTAATGAAATGGCAACGAGGAAGGGATGCACCCCATCACAACTAGCATTGGCCTGGGTTCATCACCAAGGGAATGATGTGTGTCCTATTCCAGGAACCACTAAAATTGAAAACTTCAACCAGAACATTGGAGCTCTGTCTGTGAAACTCACTCCAGAAGAAATGACTGAACTTGAATCATTTGCTTCAGAGGATATTGTCAAGGGTGATAGATATATGTCTGACTTTGCGACTTGGAAGAATTCTGAAACTCCACCACTTTCTTCATGGGAAGCTGCATAA
- the LOC132177049 gene encoding probable aldo-keto reductase 2: protein MEAGRVGRIKLGSQGLEVSAQGLGCMSMSGSYGPPKPEQDMIPLIHHAVHSGVTFLDTSDVYGPFTNEILLGKALKGGVREKVELATKFGISFGDGKKEIRGDPAYVRAACEASLKRLHLDCIDLYYQHRVDTRLPIEVTIGELKKLVEEGKIKYIGLSEASASTIRRAHAVHPITAVQLEWSLWSRDIEQEIIPTCRELGIGIVAYSPLGRGFFSSGVKAVERLTDKELLKFIPRFQPENLEHNKIIFERVNEMATRKGCTPSQLALAWVHHQGDDVCPIPGTTKIENFNENIRALSVKLTPEEMVELESFASEDAVKGDRYSNDIKTWKDSETPPLSS from the exons ATGGAGGCCGGAAGAGTGGGGAGGATAAAGCTAGGTTCTCAGGGACTGGAGGTGTCCGCACAGGGCCTCGGTTGCATGAGCATGTCCGGCTCCTATGGCCCTCCCAAGCCCGAACAAGACATGATCCCTCTCATCCACCACGCCGTCCACTCCGGCGTCACCTTCCTCGACACCTCCGACGTCTACGGCCCCTTCACCAACGAAATCCTTCTCGGAAAG GCTTTGAAGGGAGGGGTGAGAGAGAAGGTGGAATTGGCAACCAAGTTCGGAATTAGCTTTGGGGATGGAAAGAAGGAGATCCGTGGCGATCCGGCGTATGTGAGAGCCGCCTGTGAGGCCAGCTTGAAGCGCCTCCACTTGGATTGCATCGATCTCTACTACCAACACCGCGTCGACACTCGTCTTCCCATCGAAGTCACG ATTGGGGAATTAAAGAAACTAGTGgaagaaggtaaaataaaatacataggTCTCTCTGAGGCCTCTGCTTCCACCATCAGAAGAGCTCATGCGGTTCATCCAATAACAGCTGTGCAGCTGGAGTGGTCTTTGTGGTCTAGAGATATCGAGCAAGAAATCATTCCTACTTGCAG GGAACTAGGCATTGGGATTGTTGCATACAGTCCTCTTGGACGAGGATTCTTTTCGTCGGGGGTTAAGGCTGTCGAAAGGCTTACGGACAAGGAGTTGCTAAAG TTCATACCTAGGTTCCAACCTGAAAATCTAGAGCAcaacaaaatcatatttgagCGTGTTAATGAAATGGCAACGAGAAAGGGATGCACCCCATCACAACTAGCATTGGCTTGGGTTCATCACCAAGGGGATGACGTGTGTCCAATTCCAGGAACCACCAAGATTGAAAACTTCAACGAGAATATTAGAGCTTTATCTGTGAAACTCACACCAGAAGAAATGGTTGAACTCGAATCATTTGCTTCAGAGGATGCTGTTAAGGGTGATAGGTATTCGAATGACATTAAGACTTGGAAGGATTCTGAAACTCCACCActttcttcatga